One stretch of Oncorhynchus gorbuscha isolate QuinsamMale2020 ecotype Even-year linkage group LG21, OgorEven_v1.0, whole genome shotgun sequence DNA includes these proteins:
- the LOC124007788 gene encoding E3 ubiquitin/ISG15 ligase TRIM25-like, whose translation MATSMDQSTLLEDELTCPVCLDLFRDPHLLPCGHNFCLLCVRRLKRQAERGRFRCPECRESHRCSTAFQKNFKLANIADDFRCRGRAVSSRQQQPDSSPTTAKTPVSVPCDYCSPGDTSEAGKGEPGAGVVVEVAVKTCLKCEVSMCQEHVKPHLELPAFREHPLTEPLGDLRKRKCPEHDEMYRYYCIDDRVCVCNACTIEGGHAGHTIKTLKNTMKDLKGSLENQLQKVDRKLNKAEKNLQEQKEQERLNKRFLEDSDQGVTALGEVLQVHLEGFLTSLRDCSCSHGVECGPSIQRNIAKAVQDQSRLQDVHSGIQTLAQENDPFRFLEAYKSSSKNFCRQLKKPLFHPECACVDSDGLAESMEAKQEDFLTEVHSHVSHLINELCPVVREEEESGGEEEDEDYDNSSDGDEQEEAEEEMRSEEEEAVHDQSESSDELYSPEGQEEEEEEEEEEEEEEEEEEEEIHSD comes from the exons ATGGCTACCTCTATGGACCAGTCCACTCTTCTAGAAGACGAGCTCACCTGTCCCGTGTGCTTGGACCTGTTCCGGGACCCCCACCTGCTGCCCTGCGGCCACAATTTCTGCCTGCTGTGCGTCCGCCGGCTCAAACGCCAAGCGGAGCGAGGCCGCTTCCGTTGCCCCGAGTGCAGAGAGAGCCACCGCTGCTCCACGGCCTTCCAGAAGAACTTTAAGCTCGCCAACATCGCAGACGACTTCCGCTGCAGGGGACGG GCAGTATCGTCAAGACAACAACAACCAGACAGCAGCCCGACAACAGCCAAGACCCCCGTATCCGTGCCGTGTGACTACTGCTCTCCAGGGGACACTAGCGAGGCGGGGAAAGGGGAACCTGGGGCTGGAGTGGTGGTCGAGGTAGCGGTCAAGACGTGTCTGAAATGCGAGGTGTCCATGTGTCAG GAGCACGTGAAGCCCCACCTGGAGCTGCCTGCGTTTAGGGAGCACCCCCTGACTGAACCCCTGGGGGATCTGAGGAAGCGGAAGTGTCCTGAACATGATGAGATGTACCGCTACTACTGCATAGACGACCGGGTGTGTGTCTGCAACGCCTGTACCATCGAGGGGGGCCACGCGGGACACACCATCAAGACCCTGAAGAACACTATGAAGGATCTGAAG gGCTCTCTGGAGAACCAGCTACAGAAGGTGGACAGGAAGCTGAACAAAGCAGAGAAAAATCTCCAGGAGCAAAAGGAACAAGAACGACTGAACAAG aggTTCCTGGAGGACTCAGACCAGGGGGTCACAGCCTTGGGAGAGGTGTTACAAGTCCACTTGGAGGGCTTCCTCACCTCCCTCAGGGACTGTTCCTGCTCCCACGGGGTCGAGTGTGGCCCCAGCATCCAGCGGAACATAGCCAAGGCGGTCCAGGACCAGTCCCGTCTGCAGGATGTCCACAGTGGCATCCAGACCCTCGCCCAGGAGAACGACCCCTTCCGCTTCCTAGAG GCATACAAGTCATCAAGCAAAAA tTTCTGCAGGCAGTTGAAGAAGCCTCTGTTCCACCCAGAATGCGCTTGTGTGGACTCAGACGGCCTGGCCGAGTCCATGGAGGCTAAACAGGAAGACTTCCTCACTGAAGTACACTCTCACGTCTCTCACCTCATCAACGAGCTCT GTCCCGTAGTccgggaagaggaggagagcggaggagaggaggaggatgaagattaTGACAACAGCAGTGATGGCGATGAGCAAGAAGAAgctgaggaggagatgaggagtgaggaagaggaggctgtacACGACCAGAGTGAGTCATCAGATGAACTTTACAGTCCCGAagggcaggaagaggaggaggaggaggaggaggaagaagaagaggaggaggaggaagaagaggaggagattcaTTCAGACTGA